In Nicotiana tabacum cultivar K326 chromosome 11, ASM71507v2, whole genome shotgun sequence, a single window of DNA contains:
- the LOC107810291 gene encoding protein CPR-5: MDHHPLSQPVDPPPEPTRDTMATEIPPESSNSGGVMKNKTKKKKKKNKACVNDPFDPHASSAASYSSSSCSTTWFSQRGIRVSASRRNPRVVIGAGRQKSDENVEALALPLGMSIAAVLAQVLERKDAAGEKISVDHLSEICTLAVRESLANVFGDQFESFVRNFEKSFRSTLMTLRLISESSMNDGVQQNHCAARTSVSERSVPLISNRLENLTCDPDFSKFQSESCQQSAISDNELSNQEERSEGTCLESIGRQLTLYDRQVRQQLASVSSSMISSNTEINQSVSSTLERSVMEQARSNDLKTFEIGLTMRKLQLKERQLSLSSDANLLERVKLSFGISKTSFKAEKFKNQVEDLKHAELLKTCIDCLVAGLFIMLACLGYGTYVFSHKRITEATASCTPAMEYKSSWWMPKSMSTFNSGLQLLWCQVQVLSRMLFGALMILVIAYLLLQRSAISNQTMPVTFILLLLGVGCGFAGKFCIDTLGGSGYHWLIYWETLCLLHFFSNVCISTLFLILNEPVTVSEKSTRDTRFPYWMRRSVFYTTLLLFLPLLCGMMPFAGPSEWKDHFSSLVLDAFITPVEY; this comes from the exons ATGGACCACCACCCTCTATCTCAACCCGTGGATCCACCGCCGGAGCCCACTCGCGACACCATGGCTACCGAAATTCCACCGGAATCTTCAAACTCCGGCGGCGTTATGAAGAAtaaaacgaagaagaagaaaaagaagaataaagcGTGCGTCAATGATCCCTTTGACCCTCATGCTTCTTCCGCTGCCTCCTATTCATCATCATCTTGTTCTACGACGTGGTTTTCTCAAAGGGGTATTAGGGTTTCGGCAAGTCGTCGGAACCCTAGAGTGGTAATTGGGGCCGGCAGGCAGAAAAGTGATGAGAATGTTGAAGCCCTTGCTCTCCCTCTCGGCATGTCTATTGCTGCTGTTCTTGCTCAg GTTTTGGAAAGGAAAGATGCAGCCGGAGAAAAGATATCTGTGGATCACCTCTCAGAG ATTTGTACTTTGGCTGTCCGAGAGTCTTTGGCCAAT GTCTTTGGTGACCAGTTTGAGTCTTTCGTGAGGAACTTTGAGAAATCATTTCGTAGTACATTGATGACTCTCAGATTAATCAGTGAGTCCTCTATGAACGATGGAGTACAGCAAAATCATTGTGCAGCGAGGACTTCTGTCTCAGAAAGATCTGTGCCTTTGATTTCCAACAGACTAGAAAATCTTACATGTGATCCTGACTTCAGCAAGTTTCAATCGGAGTCATGTCAGCAGAGTGCCATATCAGATAACGAACTGAGCAATCAAGAAGAGAGAAGTGAAGGTACATGTCTTGAATCAATAGGTCGGCAGCTTACCCTCTATGATAGGCAAGTAAGGCAGCAATTGGCTTCTGTTTCTTCAAGCATGATTTCATCCAATACAGAGATTAATCAATCTGTGAGTAGCACTTTGGAAAGATCTGTCATGGAGCAAGCTAGGTCGAATGACCTCAAGACATTTGAGATTGGTCTTACAATGAGGAAGTTGCAACTTAAAGAAAGGCAGCTGTCTCTCAGTTCTGATGCGAACCTTTTGGAGAGGGTCAAACTTTCATTTGGAATCTCTAAGACGTCCTTCAAAGCCGAAAAGTTTAAAAATCAAGTAGAAGACTTAAAACATGCTGAGTTGCTTAAAACATGTATAGACTGCCTTGTTGCTGGTTTATTTATCATGTTGGCGTGTCTTGGATATGGAACTTATGTTTTCTCTCACAAAAGAATTACTGAAGCTACAGCATCCTGCACACCTGCCATG GAGTACAAGTCGTCTTGGTGGATGCCAAAATCAATGTCAACTTTTAATTCAGGACTGCAACTTCTATGGTGTCAAGTTCAAGTTCTCAGTCGCATGCTATTTGGTGCGCTCATGATATTGGTTATAGCCTATTTACTACTCCAACGCTCTGCAATTTCAAACCAGACGATGCCAGTTACTTTCATTCTGTTGCTGTTGGGAGTTGGCTGCGGTTTTGCAGGGAAGTTTTGTATCGACACCCTGGGGGGCAGCGGATATCATTGGTTAATTTATTGGGAGACTCTGTGCTTGCTACATTTCTTTTCGAATGTCTGTATCTCGACTTTGTTCCTGATCCTTAACGAACCTGTCACTGTGTCAGAAAAGAGCACGAGGGATACAAGATTTCCATACTGGATGAGGAGATCTGTGTTTTATACCACATTACTTCTTTTTCTCCCGTTATTATGTGGTATGATGCCTTTTGCTGGCCCTAGTGAGTGGAAGGATCACTTTTCTTCACTGGTTCTGGACGCTTTTATAACTCCAGTTGAATACTAA
- the LOC107810288 gene encoding uncharacterized protein LOC107810288: MTPPTFIGLCEILVREGGLRPTLRTTIEEQVAKALYLLAHNVTNRELAFFFRRSGESVSRYFHTVLRAILRLYEKIIKQPDGFHVPSEIASTGWEGTASDSRIVKEALNKQDPLRIPEGKYYIVDAGFMLRSGLITPYRGERYHLKEYSRNPPQNSRELFNLRHASLCNAIERTFGVLKKRFPIIASSTEPSYGVDTQKLIIFACCVLHNYLRGVDPDDWLLAEVDAELVNDTNVLEEPSNSKESNEEFKKGELIRDHIATNMWLDYLA, encoded by the exons ATGACCCCTCCAACCTTTATCGGTCTATGTGAGATATTAGTTAGAGAGGGTGGTCTTAGACCAACACTTCGAACTACCATTGAGGAACAAGTTGCAAAAGCACTTTACCTGTTAGCGCATAATGTGACAAATCGTGAACTAGCTTTCTTCTTTCGTCGATCTGGTGAATCAGTCAGTCGTTATTTCCATACTGTCTTGAGAGCTATCTTGAGGTtatatgaaaaaattattaaaCAACCCGATGGCTTCCATGTTCCTTCTGAAATTGCCAGCA CTGGGTGGGAAGGGACGGCATCTGATTCAAGAATCGTGAAAGAAGCACTAAATAAACAAGACCCACTAAGAATTCCAGAAG GAAAATATTACATTGTTGATGCTGGATTCATGTTGAGAAGTGGACTTATTACGCCATATAGGGGGGAACGATATCACTTGAAAGAGTACTCAAGAAATCCACCTCAAAATTCTCGTGAATTATTTAATTTGCGACATGCATCTTTGTGTAATGCTATTGAACGAACATTTGGAGTTCTTAAAAAGAGATTTCCGATAATTGCTAGTTCTACAGAGCCATCATATGGTGTTGACACCCAAAAACTTATTATATTTGCATGTTGTGTTTTGCACAACTACTTAAGAGGTGTAGATCCAGATGATTGGTTACTTGCAGAGGTTGATGCAGAGCTTGTTAACGATACAAATGTGCTTGAAGAACCTTCAAATAGCAAGGAAAGCAATGAGGAGTTTAAGAAAGGAGAGTTGATTCGAGATCACATAGCAACGAACATGTGGCTTGACTACCTTGCTTAA
- the LOC107810292 gene encoding protein HEAT INTOLERANT 4, translating to MRKGTKRKAREVGGKKGKSKEEEKASSQEQTATTEETTNKNGEPAQAQAQTQTQSAAEQSESVQKEEPKNNDKEGEPSKDVKRGAKRAKIAKPQTGTEYFPDKRNLEDLWQEVFPVGTEWDQIDMVYQYKWNFSNLEDAFEEGGELHGKKVYLFGCTEPQLVYFQGQSKVTCIPVVVAVVSPFPPSDKIGINSVQREAEEILPMKQMKMDWVPYIPLENRESQVERLKSQIFILRCTQRRAGLKHLKLERVKKFEYCLPYFYQPFAEDELEQSTIVQILFPTEPPVFCEFDWEFDEPEEMADKLVEAEELAADKKDEFMEFVKEKVREGKKNNREAREARKKAIQEMSEEAKAAFQSMKFYKFYPMPSPDAPDVSQVKSPFINRYYGKAHTVF from the exons ATGAGGAAAGGTACGAAGAGAAAGGCTAGAGAAGTAGGAGGCAAAAAAGGCAAGTCCAAGGAAGAGGAGAAGGCTAGTAGCCAAGAACAAACCGCAACCACCGAGGAAACGACCAACAAGAATGGTGAGCCCGCCCAAGCCCAAgcccaaacccaaacccaatcAGCTGCGGAGCAAAGCGAATCTGTTCAGAAAGAAGAGCCTAAGAACAATGACAAAGAAGGAGAGCCTAGCAAAGATGTTAAGCGCGGAGCTAAACGAGCCAAGATTGCTAAGCCTCAGACTGGGACTGAGTACTTCCCTGATAAGCGTAATTTG GAAGATCTATGGCAAGAGGTTTTTCCTGTTGGCACAGAG TGGGATCAGATAGACATGGTTTACCAATACAAATGGAATTTCTCGAATCTCGAA GATGCATTTGAAGAAGGCGGAGAATTGCATGGAAAGAAAGTCTATCTTTTTGGTTGTACTGAAC CACAATTGGTTTATTTTCAGGGCCAATCAAAAGTGACGTGTATACCTGTTGTGGTTGCT gttgtatctccttttCCACCTTCTGATAAAATTGGAATAAACTCTGTACAAAGGGAAGCTGAAGAGATACTGCCAATGAAACAGATGAAAATGGACTGGGTTCCATATATACCGTTGGAAAATAG GGAATCTCAAGTTGAAAgactcaaatcccaaatttttattcTGAGGTGTACTCAAAGAAG GGCTGGTTTAAAACACTTGAAGCTGGAGCGAGTGAAGAAGTTTGAATATTGCTTACCTT ATTTCTATCAGCCATTTGCAGAAGATGAACTTGAACAGAGCACCATCGTGCAGATCTTATTCCCAACAGAACCGCCT GTGTTTTGCGagtttgattgggaatttgatgaGCCAGAG GAAATGGCAGACAAATTAGTTGAGGCAGAGGAGTTAGCGGCAGATAAAAAAGATGAATTTATG GAATTTGTGAAGGAGAAGGTTCGTGAAGGAAAGAAGAATAATCGAGAG gCGAGAGAAGCCAGGAAAAAAGCTATACAGGAGATGAGCGAAGAAGCTAAAGCTGCATTTCAAAGTATGAAGTTTTACAAATTTTATCCGATGCCCTCACCTGATGCGCCTGATGTATCTCAGGTCAAG TCTCCATTCATAAACAGATACTATGGAAAGGCTCACACAGTTTTCTGA